From the genome of Schaalia dentiphila ATCC 17982, one region includes:
- a CDS encoding cobalamin-independent methionine synthase II family protein, whose protein sequence is MTIRTTHVGSLPRTPELLEANRARREGSLGEADFTSLLQDQVDGVVKRQAEIGLDIVNDGEYGHAMIDTVDYGAWWTYSFSRFAGLSFEDVQRFDVRPPAGRDGRLSFSSFAERRDWQRFADAYADPDSGIHIANRNPIAFPTITGELAYIGAEAVERDIAGTKHALEAAGKPVSDGFVAAISPGSAARVANAFYEDDEAVVWAWADVLREEYKRITDAGLTVQIDAPDIAEGWDQMNPEPSVEDYRAFSRVRIDALNHALEGIDPSLVRFHVCWGSWHGPHTTDIAFKDIVDLALLVNANGLTFEAANARHAHEWTIWRDIELPEGKYLIPGVVSHSTNVVEHPELVAQRIRQFADIVGDERVVASTDCGLGGRIYPSIAWAKLEALTEGARLASK, encoded by the coding sequence ATGACCATTCGCACCACTCATGTTGGTTCCCTGCCCCGTACCCCCGAGCTGCTCGAGGCGAATCGTGCGCGCCGTGAGGGTTCGCTCGGCGAGGCTGACTTCACGTCGCTGCTGCAGGATCAGGTTGACGGCGTTGTGAAGCGTCAGGCCGAGATTGGCCTGGATATCGTCAATGACGGCGAGTACGGTCACGCGATGATCGACACGGTTGATTACGGCGCGTGGTGGACGTATTCCTTCTCGCGTTTCGCCGGACTGTCCTTTGAGGACGTGCAGCGTTTTGATGTGCGTCCCCCGGCCGGCCGTGACGGTCGACTTTCTTTCTCATCGTTTGCTGAGCGCCGCGACTGGCAGCGTTTCGCGGACGCGTACGCGGATCCGGATTCGGGTATTCACATTGCGAACCGCAACCCGATCGCGTTCCCGACGATCACGGGTGAGCTGGCCTACATCGGCGCCGAGGCCGTGGAGCGCGATATCGCGGGCACGAAGCACGCGCTGGAGGCGGCGGGCAAGCCCGTGTCGGATGGTTTCGTGGCGGCGATTTCGCCGGGTTCGGCGGCTCGCGTGGCTAACGCGTTCTACGAGGATGACGAGGCCGTGGTGTGGGCGTGGGCGGACGTGCTGCGCGAGGAGTACAAGCGCATTACGGACGCGGGCCTGACGGTCCAGATTGACGCGCCGGATATCGCGGAGGGCTGGGATCAGATGAACCCGGAGCCGTCCGTTGAGGATTACCGCGCGTTCTCTCGCGTGCGTATCGACGCGCTGAACCACGCGCTGGAGGGCATTGACCCGTCTCTGGTGCGTTTCCACGTGTGCTGGGGTTCGTGGCACGGCCCGCACACGACGGATATTGCGTTTAAGGACATCGTGGATCTGGCTCTCCTGGTGAACGCGAATGGCCTGACGTTTGAGGCGGCGAATGCTCGCCACGCGCACGAGTGGACGATCTGGCGAGACATCGAACTGCCCGAAGGCAAGTACCTGATCCCGGGCGTGGTGTCGCACTCGACGAACGTTGTGGAGCACCCGGAGCTGGTGGCTCAGCGTATCCGCCAGTTCGCGGACATTGTGGGCGACGAGCGTGTCGTGGCGTCGACGGACTGCGGCCTGGGCGGCCGCATCTACCCGTCGATCGCGTGGGCGAAGCTGGAGGCTCTTACCGAGGGCGCTCGTCTCGCATCGAAGTGA
- a CDS encoding YggS family pyridoxal phosphate-dependent enzyme — translation MSIPEAIAAARDRIDRATSACGRTDSVHLELAVKTRTPKECRAAAAALREAGLPILLGHNRVQEARATAEAIREVPGARIHLIGPLQSNKINQALACVDAIESLDSPALASKIDARATGTLPVFVEVNVSGETTKHGCAPSDVAALIDAVEASAHLQLAGFMTVGLNSPVEADVRAAYAQLRGIRDEAAARLGINESDLALSMGMSRDLEWAIAEGATIVRLGTAVFGARRV, via the coding sequence ATGAGCATTCCCGAGGCCATCGCCGCTGCCCGCGACCGCATCGACCGCGCGACGTCCGCGTGCGGCCGCACCGATTCGGTGCACCTGGAGCTGGCGGTCAAGACGCGCACGCCCAAGGAGTGCCGGGCCGCCGCCGCTGCCCTACGCGAGGCGGGCCTGCCGATCCTACTGGGCCATAACCGGGTTCAGGAGGCGCGCGCGACGGCGGAGGCGATCCGCGAGGTGCCCGGCGCGCGCATCCACCTGATTGGGCCTCTGCAGTCCAACAAGATCAACCAGGCGCTGGCCTGCGTGGACGCGATCGAGTCGCTGGACTCCCCCGCCCTGGCCTCAAAAATCGACGCACGCGCGACCGGTACGCTCCCGGTATTCGTCGAGGTGAACGTCTCGGGCGAGACCACGAAGCACGGCTGCGCCCCCTCCGACGTCGCAGCGCTGATCGACGCGGTCGAGGCCTCGGCCCACCTGCAGCTCGCGGGCTTCATGACGGTGGGCCTGAACTCCCCCGTCGAGGCCGACGTGCGCGCGGCCTACGCGCAGCTGCGCGGCATCAGGGACGAGGCCGCCGCGCGCCTGGGCATCAACGAGTCCGACCTGGCGCTGTCAATGGGCATGAGCCGCGACCTGGAGTGGGCCATAGCCGAGGGCGCGACGATCGTGCGCCTGGGAACTGCCGTTTTCGGGGCCCGCCGTGTCTGA
- the manA gene encoding mannose-6-phosphate isomerase, class I has translation MERLIGWTKADAWGSTNAIPEFLGAAAGDDPVSEVWFGAHPDGPTLLTGGQTLAEHIGEDPKRALGGGLLYAFGPTLPYLAKIIAPAQTLSLQVHPTKEIAREGYLREEVLGIERTDTRRVYRDMNHKPEMIYALTEFSALVGFRVPRKARQLLVGLEGELADRLRHRLKLSTVRGGLRSLATWLFDEDSPATPERVEEFVDACRSRLASGTSPSPRTDELVSVLGEKHPGDPGIIVAFLMNPVSLRPGEAVYIPPRQIHAYQSGLGIEVMASSDNVVRAGLTGKYVDSAQLVEITEFSALPPVRVAPEHPSATTDRFLAPAQEFELSVTTLAPGKHTSRVDEVAVPGEGPRIVIATSGSVSLHVSEEQGGDSVGLSRGQAVFISAAERRVWAYGTGSFVQVAAP, from the coding sequence ATGGAAAGACTGATCGGCTGGACGAAAGCTGACGCGTGGGGCTCCACGAACGCGATCCCCGAGTTCCTGGGGGCCGCTGCCGGGGACGACCCGGTGTCCGAGGTGTGGTTCGGCGCCCACCCGGATGGACCGACGCTGCTGACGGGCGGGCAGACCCTCGCCGAGCACATCGGCGAAGACCCCAAGCGTGCCCTCGGCGGTGGCCTGCTCTACGCGTTTGGTCCGACTCTGCCGTACCTGGCGAAGATCATCGCCCCCGCGCAGACCCTGAGCCTGCAGGTGCATCCGACGAAGGAGATCGCGCGCGAAGGCTACCTGCGCGAGGAGGTCCTGGGCATCGAGCGCACGGACACGCGCCGCGTCTACCGGGACATGAACCACAAGCCGGAGATGATCTATGCGCTCACCGAGTTCAGCGCGCTCGTCGGCTTCCGCGTGCCGCGCAAGGCCCGCCAGCTCCTCGTCGGTCTGGAGGGTGAGCTCGCGGACCGCCTGCGTCACCGCCTCAAGCTGTCCACCGTGCGCGGAGGTCTGCGCTCCCTGGCCACGTGGCTCTTCGACGAGGACTCCCCGGCTACCCCGGAGCGCGTCGAAGAGTTCGTGGACGCGTGCCGCTCCCGCCTCGCGTCGGGCACATCCCCCTCGCCGCGCACGGACGAGCTTGTGAGCGTCCTGGGGGAGAAGCACCCGGGCGACCCGGGTATCATCGTCGCCTTCCTCATGAACCCGGTGTCCCTGCGCCCGGGCGAGGCCGTCTACATTCCGCCGCGCCAGATCCACGCCTACCAGTCGGGCCTGGGCATCGAGGTCATGGCTTCCTCCGACAATGTCGTGCGCGCGGGCCTCACCGGCAAGTACGTGGACTCCGCCCAGCTCGTGGAAATCACCGAGTTCTCGGCGCTGCCGCCCGTGCGCGTGGCCCCCGAGCATCCCTCGGCGACGACTGACCGTTTCCTGGCACCTGCCCAGGAGTTCGAGCTGTCGGTGACGACGCTGGCACCCGGCAAGCACACGTCCCGCGTGGACGAGGTCGCCGTGCCCGGGGAGGGCCCGCGCATCGTCATCGCGACCTCCGGGTCGGTCTCCCTGCACGTGAGCGAGGAGCAGGGCGGGGACAGCGTGGGGCTGAGCCGCGGCCAGGCCGTGTTCATCTCGGCCGCCGAGCGTCGCGTGTGGGCGTACGGCACCGGCTCCTTTGTGCAGGTCGCGGCCCCCTGA
- the ilvD gene encoding dihydroxy-acid dehydratase: MSRPLRSATSTQGRNMAGARALWRATGMTDGDFGKPIIAIANSFTQFVPGHVHLKNMGDLVAGAIEAAGGVAKEFNTIAVDDGIAMGHDGMLYSLPSRDLIADCVETMVNAHRADALVCISNCDKITPGMLLAAMRLNIPTIFVSGGPMESGAAVDGVVEHRLDLIDAMVMAVDDSVSDNQLASIEANACPTCGSCAGMFTANSMNCLNEAIGLALPGNGTTLATQIERKKLFTEAGTRIVDMCRAYYDNEDDSVLPRSIATKAAFENAMSLDVAMGGSTNTVLHILAIANEAGVDFTLDDIDAISRRVPCLCKVAPNSTTYHIEHVHRAGGIPALLGELDRAGLLNRDVHSVHSDNLADWLGEWDVRSGSATDEAKHRFLAAPGGVRTTQAFSTANLFESLDTDSEAGCIRSVEHAYTKDGGLAVLYGNIAANGAIIKSAGIDESLFHFVGKAFVVESQEEAVEAILSKQVKEGDVVVIQYEGPKGGPGMQEMLYPTSYLKGLGLGKKCALITDGRFSGGTSGISIGHISPEAAAGGAIGLVRTGDEIEIDVNNRVLRVGVSDEELERRRAEKGAAPWKPSKPRARKVSDALRVYGMLAASADKGGVRVLPDWA; the protein is encoded by the coding sequence ATGAGTCGCCCGCTGCGCTCGGCAACATCCACCCAAGGCCGCAACATGGCCGGAGCACGCGCCCTGTGGCGCGCCACCGGCATGACGGACGGCGACTTCGGCAAGCCGATCATCGCCATCGCCAACTCCTTCACCCAGTTCGTCCCCGGCCACGTGCACCTGAAGAACATGGGCGACCTCGTCGCCGGAGCCATTGAAGCAGCCGGCGGCGTCGCCAAGGAATTCAACACGATCGCCGTCGACGACGGCATCGCCATGGGCCACGACGGCATGCTCTACTCCCTGCCTAGCCGCGACCTCATCGCCGACTGCGTCGAAACCATGGTCAACGCACACCGCGCCGACGCCCTCGTGTGCATCTCCAACTGCGATAAGATCACCCCCGGCATGCTCCTGGCCGCCATGCGCCTGAACATCCCCACCATCTTCGTCTCCGGCGGCCCGATGGAATCCGGCGCCGCCGTCGACGGCGTCGTCGAACACCGCCTCGACCTCATCGACGCCATGGTCATGGCCGTCGACGACTCAGTCAGCGACAACCAGCTGGCCAGCATCGAAGCCAACGCGTGCCCCACCTGCGGCTCCTGCGCCGGCATGTTCACTGCGAACTCCATGAACTGCCTCAACGAGGCCATCGGCCTGGCCCTGCCCGGCAACGGCACCACCCTGGCCACCCAGATCGAACGCAAGAAGCTCTTCACCGAGGCCGGCACGCGCATCGTCGACATGTGCCGCGCCTACTACGACAACGAGGACGACTCCGTCCTGCCGCGCTCCATCGCCACCAAGGCCGCCTTCGAAAACGCCATGAGCCTGGACGTGGCCATGGGCGGCTCCACCAACACCGTCCTGCACATCCTCGCCATCGCCAACGAGGCCGGCGTCGACTTCACGCTCGACGACATCGACGCAATCTCGCGCCGCGTGCCCTGCCTGTGCAAGGTCGCCCCCAACTCCACGACCTACCACATCGAGCACGTCCACCGCGCCGGCGGCATCCCCGCCCTGCTCGGCGAGCTCGACCGCGCCGGCCTGCTCAACCGCGACGTGCACTCCGTCCACTCCGACAACCTGGCCGACTGGCTGGGGGAGTGGGACGTGCGCAGCGGGAGCGCCACCGACGAGGCCAAGCACCGCTTCCTAGCCGCGCCCGGCGGCGTGCGCACCACCCAGGCATTCTCGACCGCCAACCTCTTCGAGTCCCTCGACACCGACTCTGAGGCCGGCTGCATCCGCTCCGTCGAGCACGCCTACACGAAGGACGGCGGTCTGGCCGTCCTCTACGGCAACATCGCCGCCAACGGCGCGATCATCAAGTCCGCCGGCATCGACGAGTCCCTCTTCCACTTCGTCGGAAAGGCCTTCGTCGTCGAATCCCAGGAGGAAGCCGTCGAGGCCATCCTCAGCAAGCAAGTCAAGGAAGGCGACGTCGTCGTCATCCAGTACGAGGGCCCCAAGGGCGGTCCCGGCATGCAGGAAATGCTCTACCCGACCTCCTACCTCAAGGGCCTGGGCCTGGGCAAGAAGTGCGCCCTCATCACCGACGGCCGCTTCTCCGGTGGTACGTCCGGCATCTCCATCGGTCACATCTCGCCCGAGGCCGCGGCCGGCGGTGCGATCGGCCTCGTGCGAACCGGCGACGAGATCGAAATCGACGTCAACAACCGCGTCCTGCGAGTGGGCGTGAGCGACGAGGAACTCGAGCGCCGCCGCGCCGAAAAGGGCGCCGCGCCGTGGAAGCCCTCCAAGCCCCGCGCCCGCAAGGTCTCCGACGCCCTGCGCGTCTACGGCATGCTCGCCGCGTCCGCCGACAAGGGCGGCGTGCGCGTCCTGCCCGACTGGGCGTGA
- the cydC gene encoding thiol reductant ABC exporter subunit CydC, translating to MTRRQLSLRLLSITRRVLPPLAASIAARIVFLMIGIALFALGGWAVAGLASGESAWSIALVIVCAIGLSLLKGLARYLEQFAGHFVAFHSLAMLRNYFYDQLEPQAPAGTDRLDSGDIMNRVTKDIDRVEVFFAHTLAPVTTAIIVPILSIVWMGSAVSWTLAAVLAPFLLIVGAVIPFLGSGSTARAARELREARGAIAAHVTDSVQGVREVLAFGAEERREAEMSAIEKRISSGLGTQGRWIALRRGLNQAAVALGIVTVAMVAGSNVLAETLTLSQAGLALGIAMGSFGPVLAVEEFAADLDQAFASAARVFAITDRAPVVADPADPKPLTPGDIKFTDATFSYPTDEDVPARAPTVLDGVSIHIPVGKRTAIVGASGSGKSTLASLLTRTWDPASGAVTVGGTNVAEVSLRDLRATVSSASQRPYLFNDTLRANLLLAAPDASEADLERALEAVDLTDWLATEKDGLDTVVGDMGERLSGGQRQRLALARALLRDAPIYVFDEATSQVDPATEARVREGIARVAKGRTIVEIAHRISAVRDADQIIVMDAGRVVETGTYAELHARGGALAALEARETTDQPSA from the coding sequence ATGACCCGCAGGCAACTGTCTCTTCGACTCCTGTCGATCACGCGGCGCGTCCTGCCGCCGCTCGCGGCCTCCATCGCCGCCCGCATCGTCTTCCTCATGATCGGCATCGCCCTGTTCGCCCTGGGCGGCTGGGCCGTCGCCGGCCTCGCGTCGGGGGAGAGCGCCTGGAGCATCGCCCTCGTCATTGTTTGTGCGATTGGCCTGAGTCTGCTCAAGGGCCTGGCCCGCTACCTCGAGCAGTTCGCCGGTCACTTCGTGGCCTTCCACTCCCTGGCGATGCTGCGCAACTACTTCTACGATCAGCTCGAGCCCCAGGCTCCCGCGGGCACGGATCGCCTGGATTCGGGCGACATCATGAACCGCGTGACGAAGGATATCGACCGCGTCGAGGTCTTCTTCGCCCACACGCTCGCCCCCGTCACCACCGCCATCATCGTTCCGATCCTGTCGATCGTGTGGATGGGCAGCGCCGTGTCCTGGACGCTGGCCGCCGTGCTGGCTCCCTTCCTGCTGATCGTCGGTGCGGTTATTCCCTTCCTGGGTTCCGGTTCGACCGCGCGTGCAGCGCGTGAGCTGCGCGAGGCCCGAGGTGCGATCGCCGCCCACGTGACCGATTCGGTGCAGGGCGTGCGTGAGGTCCTCGCCTTTGGGGCGGAGGAACGCCGCGAGGCCGAGATGAGCGCCATCGAAAAGCGTATCTCCTCGGGTCTGGGTACTCAGGGCCGCTGGATCGCGCTGCGCCGGGGCCTCAACCAGGCCGCCGTCGCCCTTGGCATCGTCACGGTCGCCATGGTCGCGGGCTCGAACGTGCTTGCCGAAACGCTGACGCTGTCCCAGGCGGGCCTCGCCCTCGGCATCGCCATGGGATCCTTCGGACCGGTCCTCGCGGTCGAGGAGTTCGCCGCCGACCTGGACCAGGCGTTCGCGTCGGCCGCCCGCGTCTTCGCGATCACCGACCGAGCGCCCGTCGTCGCCGACCCGGCCGACCCCAAGCCGCTGACCCCCGGCGACATCAAGTTCACCGACGCGACCTTCTCCTACCCGACGGACGAGGACGTACCCGCGCGCGCCCCCACAGTCCTGGACGGCGTGAGCATCCACATCCCCGTCGGCAAGCGCACCGCCATCGTGGGCGCCTCCGGCTCTGGCAAGTCGACGCTGGCCTCGCTGCTGACCCGCACGTGGGACCCGGCCTCGGGCGCCGTGACCGTCGGCGGAACGAACGTGGCCGAGGTGTCCCTACGAGACCTGCGCGCGACGGTCTCCTCCGCGTCCCAGCGCCCCTACCTGTTCAACGACACGCTGCGCGCCAACCTGCTGCTCGCCGCACCCGACGCAAGCGAGGCCGACCTGGAACGCGCGCTGGAGGCCGTGGACCTCACCGATTGGCTGGCCACGGAAAAGGACGGCCTGGACACGGTGGTTGGCGACATGGGCGAGCGCCTCTCGGGCGGCCAGCGTCAGCGCCTGGCCCTGGCCCGCGCGCTCCTGCGAGACGCCCCGATCTACGTCTTCGACGAGGCCACGAGCCAGGTCGACCCGGCCACCGAGGCGCGCGTGCGTGAGGGCATCGCCCGCGTTGCGAAGGGTCGCACCATCGTCGAGATCGCCCACCGCATCAGCGCCGTGCGCGACGCCGACCAGATCATCGTCATGGATGCGGGCCGCGTCGTGGAGACCGGCACCTACGCCGAGCTGCACGCGCGCGGCGGTGCGCTCGCCGCCCTCGAGGCGCGCGAAACCACCGATCAACCCAGCGCCTGA
- a CDS encoding YccF domain-containing protein, protein MRTLLNIIWFLFGGLPLFLGYLLAGLFSCIFIVTIPAGVACFRIAGYVLWPFGKRVIDKPGVGAGSGIMNIVWFLVAGLWLAIGHITTAAAQAVTIVGIPLAIANLKMIPITCFPFGKAVIDDPTASIL, encoded by the coding sequence ATGCGTACCCTGCTCAACATCATCTGGTTCCTCTTCGGAGGGCTCCCGCTCTTCCTGGGATACCTCCTCGCGGGACTCTTCTCCTGCATCTTCATCGTCACGATCCCCGCGGGCGTTGCCTGCTTCCGCATCGCCGGTTACGTGCTGTGGCCGTTTGGCAAACGCGTCATCGACAAGCCGGGCGTGGGAGCGGGCTCTGGCATCATGAACATCGTGTGGTTCCTGGTCGCGGGCCTGTGGCTCGCCATCGGCCACATCACTACCGCCGCCGCGCAGGCCGTCACGATCGTTGGCATCCCGCTGGCCATCGCCAACCTCAAGATGATCCCGATCACCTGCTTCCCCTTCGGCAAGGCCGTCATCGACGACCCGACCGCGTCCATCCTCTGA
- a CDS encoding MarC family protein → MMTVLAGMSAAILALAPITNPIGGLAAFAGLTAGNAAAAVRSQAWKTGIYVFAILTVFAVSGSLIMRFFGFDLPSLQIAGGLVVSHSGFSMLENKRRATHEETQHATSKPDVSFSPMALPLIAGPGSIGVVIALAARNTAIGFHVGIVLGIAVTAAVIALLLRYGTPWIDKLGATGVGAIVRIMGFLILVIGVELIIHGVRALQLF, encoded by the coding sequence ATGATGACTGTTCTCGCTGGAATGTCCGCCGCTATCCTGGCGCTCGCCCCGATCACAAATCCGATCGGCGGTCTCGCGGCGTTCGCAGGACTCACCGCCGGCAATGCTGCGGCTGCGGTGCGCTCGCAGGCGTGGAAGACAGGCATCTATGTGTTCGCCATCCTGACGGTGTTCGCGGTCAGTGGCTCACTCATCATGCGCTTCTTCGGCTTCGACCTGCCCTCGCTACAGATCGCGGGTGGCTTGGTCGTCTCGCACTCGGGTTTCTCGATGTTGGAAAACAAGCGCCGTGCCACCCATGAGGAGACTCAGCACGCGACCTCCAAGCCGGACGTGTCCTTCTCCCCCATGGCGCTCCCCCTCATCGCGGGGCCCGGCTCGATCGGCGTGGTCATCGCGCTGGCCGCCCGCAACACGGCCATCGGTTTTCATGTCGGCATCGTCCTGGGAATCGCGGTGACAGCGGCCGTCATCGCGCTGCTACTGCGCTACGGCACGCCCTGGATCGACAAACTGGGTGCCACCGGCGTCGGCGCGATCGTGCGCATCATGGGCTTCTTGATCCTCGTCATCGGCGTCGAGCTCATCATCCACGGGGTGCGCGCGCTCCAGCTCTTCTAA
- the ybaK gene encoding Cys-tRNA(Pro) deacylase produces the protein MARKHSKDHGGGPTRAIEALTAAGVAFTVHEYEHDPAARSFGEETVEKLGIDPTQAFKTLMVRLEPTGEFVVGCVPARAHLSMKLIAKAVGAKSAAMADPAVAQRRTGYVVGGISPLGQTTSHRVFIDSACLDHETMIISGGRRGLSVELSPLDLVELTDAEVTDLAAQS, from the coding sequence ATGGCTCGTAAACACAGCAAAGACCACGGCGGCGGCCCCACCCGCGCCATCGAGGCGCTCACGGCGGCCGGCGTTGCTTTTACCGTTCACGAGTACGAGCACGACCCGGCCGCCCGCTCATTTGGCGAGGAGACCGTCGAGAAGCTGGGCATCGACCCCACCCAGGCTTTCAAGACCCTCATGGTGCGCCTGGAGCCCACCGGCGAGTTCGTCGTCGGTTGTGTGCCCGCCCGGGCTCACCTGTCCATGAAGCTGATCGCCAAGGCCGTCGGCGCTAAGAGCGCCGCCATGGCCGACCCTGCTGTCGCACAGCGTCGCACTGGCTACGTCGTGGGCGGCATCAGCCCGCTCGGGCAGACCACCTCGCACCGTGTGTTCATCGACTCGGCGTGCCTGGACCACGAGACCATGATCATCTCGGGCGGGCGCCGAGGCCTCAGCGTCGAACTGAGCCCCCTCGACCTCGTCGAGCTGACGGATGCTGAGGTCACGGACCTGGCCGCACAGTCCTGA
- a CDS encoding type 1 glutamine amidotransferase produces the protein MSILVIQNDPIVPVGQLSAFLGGHEMVRAWEEPQRLQDLVAAPLPGALILLGGRATAYDDEAWPWLEAERELTRRCVSANVRVLGICLGAQLIAATFGGRVSIADPSGPERGVIPLVWGTNDQAGGGGAVPLRMALASTHTVFADHGDAIVELPHGAREWARSDKYTQIFSYGTALGVQFHPEVTREIATVWAANNEDVDTEDIVAGYDAHEGDLASTCKTLADWVSGVF, from the coding sequence ATGAGCATCCTCGTGATTCAAAACGACCCAATCGTTCCGGTGGGCCAGTTATCCGCCTTCCTCGGCGGTCACGAGATGGTGCGCGCCTGGGAGGAACCGCAGCGCCTCCAGGACCTGGTGGCCGCTCCCCTTCCGGGTGCCCTCATTCTCCTGGGCGGGCGCGCGACCGCCTATGACGACGAGGCGTGGCCGTGGCTGGAAGCCGAGCGCGAGCTAACCCGACGATGTGTGAGCGCCAACGTGCGCGTCCTCGGCATTTGCCTGGGCGCTCAGCTGATAGCAGCGACTTTCGGTGGACGGGTCAGCATCGCCGACCCCTCAGGCCCCGAACGGGGCGTCATCCCGCTCGTGTGGGGCACGAACGACCAGGCGGGCGGCGGCGGAGCCGTCCCCCTGCGCATGGCGCTGGCCTCGACCCACACGGTGTTCGCCGACCATGGTGACGCCATCGTGGAACTCCCCCACGGCGCGCGCGAGTGGGCGCGCTCGGACAAGTACACGCAGATCTTCTCCTACGGCACCGCCCTGGGCGTCCAGTTTCACCCCGAGGTCACGCGCGAGATCGCGACCGTGTGGGCGGCGAACAACGAGGACGTCGACACCGAGGACATTGTGGCCGGCTACGACGCCCACGAGGGCGATCTGGCCTCCACGTGCAAGACCCTGGCCGACTGGGTCTCCGGCGTCTTCTAA
- a CDS encoding lipoate--protein ligase family protein: MHGEYKVPGGKLVVVDTGVEEDRLTRVSVSGDFFLDPDDALTRITASLEGAPASSSAKDLAARVEAALHEGDTLMGVTPEAVGIAVRRALGAALSWDDIDFDVIHGPVVDPMINVAMDETLVEDVAAGRRKPFMRLWEWNGPQVVIGSFQSYQNEIQQDGVDRYGITVSRRVTGGGAMFMEPGNCITYSLVIPTALVEGMSFEQAYPYLDQWVMEVLEKLGIKAKYVPLNDIASESGKIGGAAQKRWANGYMVHHVTMAYDIDAIKMNEVLRIGMEKIRDKGTRSAVKRVDPMRSQTGLPREEILKVFFDHFKEKYNASVGTITEEDLAVARERCETKFAREEWVHRIP, translated from the coding sequence ATGCATGGAGAGTATAAAGTTCCCGGAGGCAAGCTCGTCGTCGTCGACACCGGCGTGGAGGAGGACCGCCTGACGCGCGTGAGCGTATCCGGCGACTTCTTCCTCGACCCCGACGACGCACTCACCCGGATCACCGCGTCCCTCGAAGGGGCCCCGGCCTCGTCGAGCGCGAAGGATCTGGCCGCGCGCGTGGAGGCCGCCCTCCACGAAGGTGACACGCTCATGGGGGTGACCCCCGAGGCCGTCGGCATCGCCGTACGCCGCGCGCTGGGCGCCGCCCTGTCGTGGGACGACATCGACTTCGACGTCATCCACGGCCCCGTCGTCGACCCGATGATCAACGTCGCCATGGACGAAACCCTGGTCGAAGACGTGGCCGCGGGCCGCCGCAAGCCCTTCATGCGCCTGTGGGAGTGGAACGGCCCCCAGGTCGTCATCGGCTCCTTCCAGTCCTACCAGAACGAAATCCAGCAGGACGGCGTCGACCGTTACGGCATCACCGTGTCGCGGCGCGTCACCGGCGGCGGCGCCATGTTCATGGAGCCCGGCAACTGCATCACCTACTCGCTCGTCATCCCCACGGCCCTCGTGGAGGGAATGAGCTTCGAGCAGGCCTACCCGTACCTCGATCAGTGGGTCATGGAGGTCCTCGAAAAGCTCGGCATCAAGGCCAAGTACGTGCCGCTCAACGACATCGCCTCCGAGTCGGGCAAGATCGGCGGCGCCGCGCAGAAACGCTGGGCCAACGGCTACATGGTCCACCACGTGACCATGGCCTACGACATCGACGCCATCAAGATGAACGAAGTCCTGCGCATCGGCATGGAGAAGATCCGAGACAAGGGCACCCGCAGCGCCGTCAAGCGCGTAGACCCCATGCGCTCCCAGACCGGGCTTCCCCGCGAAGAGATCCTGAAGGTGTTCTTCGACCACTTCAAGGAGAAGTACAACGCGAGCGTCGGCACCATCACCGAGGAGGACCTGGCGGTCGCGCGGGAGCGCTGCGAGACGAAGTTCGCGCGCGAGGAGTGGGTGCACCGCATCCCCTGA
- a CDS encoding ABC transporter ATP-binding protein encodes MSVELDNVGHRFAATPWLFRHLSARCEDGALTAIVGPSGSGKSTLLSLIAGWETPTEGTITIPRPSGEQKPRIAWVFQNPFGVRARSAIDHVALPLLARGMSRAQADAEAQRLLNAFNLAHLATRPFRDLSGGEAQRVLLARGLACAPTLLLVDEPTAQLDQSTARDIASTLGSLREDGVSVVIATHDPSIRAQCDAVIDLAHFQDEEGQR; translated from the coding sequence ATGTCCGTCGAGCTAGACAACGTCGGGCACAGGTTCGCCGCCACCCCGTGGCTCTTTCGCCATCTCAGCGCACGCTGCGAGGACGGTGCCCTCACCGCCATCGTCGGCCCGTCCGGTTCTGGCAAGTCAACCCTGCTGTCACTGATCGCGGGATGGGAGACTCCGACCGAGGGAACGATCACCATCCCCCGTCCGTCTGGTGAGCAGAAGCCCCGCATTGCGTGGGTCTTCCAGAACCCGTTCGGCGTTCGCGCACGCAGCGCGATTGACCACGTGGCGCTGCCCCTGTTGGCCCGTGGCATGAGCCGGGCGCAGGCCGATGCGGAGGCACAGCGGCTCCTCAACGCTTTCAATCTGGCGCATCTTGCGACCCGCCCATTTCGGGATTTGTCGGGCGGAGAGGCTCAGCGTGTACTCCTCGCCCGCGGGCTCGCTTGCGCCCCCACTCTTCTCCTCGTGGATGAACCGACCGCGCAGCTTGATCAATCCACGGCTCGCGACATTGCCTCCACGCTCGGCTCTCTGCGCGAGGACGGGGTCAGCGTCGTGATCGCGACGCACGATCCGTCGATTCGCGCGCAGTGCGACGCCGTCATTGACCTCGCACACTTCCAGGACGAGGAGGGACAGCGATGA